The following nucleotide sequence is from Gymnodinialimonas sp. 202GB13-11.
ACACATCGCCCGCGCGCGGCGTGTAGCTTTCCGAAAGCGTCGGCTCACCGAAGACCTGGAAAATGCCCTTCACGCCGATGCCTTTGCCGACCTCGCGCAAAGCATAGCCCGGAAAGCCCCAGATATTGTCAGGGCGGCTGAGGGAGTTGGAGCGCAGGCGTTCATGGTCGGGGATCTGGGAGTTCTTGCAGTAGCGCTGGTAGGTCCGGTAGCAGACCTCTTCCGTCCCTATCGCCCTGATATCGCTGGCGGAAATGCCGTAGCAGCGCAGGTGGTCGACCCAGACAAAGCTTCCCAACCCGCCGCCCACGGCACAGAATTTGACCTCTTCCACCGGGTGGCCAGAGGCGCGCAATGCTTCGATCCCCACGATATCTTTGCCAGCAAACTCCATCTCCGGGAACGTCCGGCGCGACGGCGGCGGGGCATCGTCATCGGTGATGACCAATCGGCTGACGAGGGAGGCATCCACCTCCACCCCGGCAATGCGCGTGGCACTGGCCGCGCTTTCCGCCGGAGCCAGCAATTCCAGCAACCAACCGGGGATGGAAACCTGATCGCCCACCTCCAGCACTTGCTCGGCCACCCGCGTGCCGTTCACGTAAGTGCCATTGGTAGAGCCCTCGTCGCGCACCTGCACATCCTCGGCGCTCAGCACAATCGACATATGCTTGCGGCTGACCGCATCGCCGGTAAGCGGAACATCAGCCTCATCGGTTTTGCCAACCAAAAAAGCACCGGGTTCTTCACATAGAAGAATGCGCGACGAGCCCATCGTGTTGCCGTCTATGCCAATCTGGCGAACGCGGAAGCGGACCGGAAAAGTAATCATATCAGCCCCTTACGAGTGCACCCAGTACGATGTTCCATCCCCAAGGCGTTGCCCGCAATAGCGGCAATTCTCGCCTGGCAGATAAGGGTTGAGTTGGCGGCAGTCGCGGTTCGTGCAGCTCAAGCCCTTGCCCTCTTCCGCGGACATGATTCGCAGGAGCTGCCCACGAATGTCCAGCGTGGCGAGGTGATCCATCTGCACCGCTTCACCTTCATCGAGGGTGCGACGGTTGTGTTCGACCTCATTGCTCATGCCGCAAATGGCTTCAACGCCGCCCGCGCCATCTGGACCGACCATCACCAAAACCTGCGCACCTTCCGCCTTTGCGGCCTCCAGCGCCTGCGCTGCGCGGCCTTTGCGCCGGCGCATCAAAACCTCAGGGCCGTTGGCGACCAAGGCAATCGACACACCGTCCAGGTCAAGCGCCTTGAGCCCGCCTGTCGACGTGCTGTCGTAAACGAGATGCAGGGGCTGCCCGATGGCATCGACTTGCGCTTCCTTGGGCGAGCAAACTGTTAAACGCAGGCCTACCGTTTCAAACGCACGCATCGCGCCGGGTGCCATGCGCACGGTGCCGCCGCGCCCCAATGGCACGGGTGCAGAGCCTTCCTGCCCGATCTGGGCCACGCCATTGGACGACAGGTCCGTCACAACCAACCCACCATCGCCGGATGGCGTGATCGTCAGATGCTGGCGCGAAAGTGTGCCGTAGCCTTCGCCGAAATGGACAACGCGCCCGTCACCCGCGCTGACACGGCCCACATTATCGGCGCCGAAACGGCCGATCTCCACCGGAAGGCGCAGGGTTTCGGTCGCCAGAAGGACATTGCCCCCGGTCACTTGCCGAATTGAAAGCTCCACATCATCGGTCATCTTGGTGTTGGTCCCCGTGGTCCGTGTCTTCGGTGTGTTCTGTTATCTGCGACGTTGCAGGATGGTCACCGTTCCATCCGGTTGTCGAATGATGGCAAAGCATTGCTGTGCTTGGCAAATTCTTTGAATGCTGCCCGTGAAGGGCGGTAACATCGGCAGCACATTGGCCCCATCTTCTGCGCCAATGGCAGGGTCGATCAGGGGGGCGGAGGGCGTGCGCGGGGCCATCTGGGTCGCGCGGTCATCTTCGCCGATTTGCGGGCTGGTCGGTTCAACGCCAATCGGCGCGCGTGGAAGGGTTTGCGGGGCAAGCGGCACGGGCTGCGGGGCGGGTGCCGGCGCGGGCGCTGCATCCTCACCGCCGGAAGGCGCACTCAGACCCTCGCTGAGCGTTCCAACCCCGGGCACGGCACTAGGTTCGGGCGTTTCGACTTCTTGCGGTTGAGGCGAAGCTGGCGCAGGCGTGGGTGCTGGAGCGGGTGCGGGCGAAGGGGTCGGTGTTGGTGCAGGAGCAGGCTGCGGCGCGACGCTCGGTGCTTCGGGCGCTCCCTCTCCGATTGCAGGCGTCGTATCGGTCAGCGCAGATGGCTGAGTTTGCCCAAGACTGGTGCCTTGGGTCGAGCCTGTTTGCGCCCCGCCAACGGCAGGCGCATTGGGTACGACCTGAACGGGGGCAAGCACCTCCGCGCCATCTTCTGCGGGGCCTTCGGTTGGCGCAGGCGTCTGTTGCACATCTGCGCCCAGATCGCCGTCTAGCGTGGAGCCTTCGGTGCCACGATCCGCTGCGCCCGCATCGGGTGTATCGCTGTCCGGCGTATCACCGCCGCGCACGGGCTGTGGCGATTGTGGCTCCTCCGCCGGGGTCGCTTCCTCATCAAGAACCGGTTCTTCACTGCCCAGTTCGGTGCTTTCAGGCGTGTCTTCCGTGGGTGAGGCTTCCGCCCCCGCCGGGGCAGTTTCAGCGGCTTCTGTGTCTGCCGGACCCTCAGAGGGGTCAGCCTCTGCCTCTGCTTCGACGTCACCGTCCTCGGTTTGAGACGCTGGGGCAGAGCTGGTTTCAGGGTCGGTTCCTTCCGTTTCTGACGCAGCAACGGCCTCTTCCTCAGCGGGATTGGCCTCCAAGGCCGGGTCTTCAGCAGGGGTCGTATCTTCGGGGCTTTCAGCAGCGGGCACATCGGCGTCAGGGACGGCCTCGGGCGCGTCTTCCTCATCCGCTGCCGGTGTTGCAGGATCATCTTCGAGCAGCGTGTCAGGCGCTGGGTCCAAGGTTTCGAGTGTGGCAGGATCCGTATCTTCGACGGGGTCAACCTCGGCTGAGGCAGCCTCATCACTGGGTAGGGAGTCATCGGGAACACGCGCCTCGTCCTCAGCCACAGGCGTTTCATCCGCCGTGGGCGTGATCGTGTCTTGCTCGCTCGGCAGGCCGAAAATCAGCCCAAGTGCCAGTGCCGCCCCGCCGAGAAGGGCCGCAGGCACCAGCAGACTTCGTCGTTTTTCGGGCGGGTCAGGCTCAGATGGCTCCTCAGGCACGGCACTGGCCGTCGCCGCCCCGCCGCCGGTCGCCGCAGCTGCCGTGGCTCCGGCAACGGCGCGCTCGCCATCAGCATTTGCAGTGCCGGTTGCGGCCGCGATTCCGCCGCCGCCACCCATGCCTTGGGTCAATTGCAGCACCATGATCGCGGTGTTGTCCTGCGCCGGATCATCCAGATCAAACAGCGCCTGCATCAGGGCATCCGCAATCTCGCGGCTGCTCGCTTCCGCGCCAAGCCCTTCCAAAACCTTCACAATTTCAGCTTCATCAAGGTATTG
It contains:
- a CDS encoding protein phosphatase 2C domain-containing protein → MSAPQGTGGDSTAIGYDVATALWQGKRPYQEDTLLADFHGGMDRGFAVLADGMGGHAAGDLASRLVVIDAVSHLKFLMHDGAALEQTLQSELTSAIETANDVLKDRAADDRRLQGMGATFLATVLFEDRLYWASVGDSPLYLWREGKLKQLNEDHSMAPIIDQMAKSGELTEEEAANHPDRNALTSVLMGRSVKSMDVPKTATVLDPGDVLIQASDGLQYLDEAEIVKVLEGLGAEASSREIADALMQALFDLDDPAQDNTAIMVLQLTQGMGGGGGIAAATGTANADGERAVAGATAAAATGGGAATASAVPEEPSEPDPPEKRRSLLVPAALLGGAALALGLIFGLPSEQDTITPTADETPVAEDEARVPDDSLPSDEAASAEVDPVEDTDPATLETLDPAPDTLLEDDPATPAADEEDAPEAVPDADVPAAESPEDTTPAEDPALEANPAEEEAVAASETEGTDPETSSAPASQTEDGDVEAEAEADPSEGPADTEAAETAPAGAEASPTEDTPESTELGSEEPVLDEEATPAEEPQSPQPVRGGDTPDSDTPDAGAADRGTEGSTLDGDLGADVQQTPAPTEGPAEDGAEVLAPVQVVPNAPAVGGAQTGSTQGTSLGQTQPSALTDTTPAIGEGAPEAPSVAPQPAPAPTPTPSPAPAPAPTPAPASPQPQEVETPEPSAVPGVGTLSEGLSAPSGGEDAAPAPAPAPQPVPLAPQTLPRAPIGVEPTSPQIGEDDRATQMAPRTPSAPLIDPAIGAEDGANVLPMLPPFTGSIQRICQAQQCFAIIRQPDGTVTILQRRR